A genomic region of Alistipes megaguti contains the following coding sequences:
- the infA gene encoding translation initiation factor IF-1, translating into MAKQAAIERDGTIIEALSNAMFRVELDNGHVLTAHISGKMRMHYIKILPGDKVKVEMTPYDLTKGRISFRYK; encoded by the coding sequence ATGGCAAAACAAGCTGCTATCGAACGCGACGGCACGATTATCGAAGCCCTTTCGAATGCGATGTTCCGCGTCGAGCTGGACAACGGCCATGTGCTGACCGCGCATATCTCCGGAAAGATGCGCATGCACTACATCAAGATCCTTCCCGGGGATAAAGTTAAAGTGGAGATGACGCCCTACGACCTTACAAAGGGGCGGATTTCCTTCCGGTACAAATAA
- the ykgO gene encoding type B 50S ribosomal protein L36, giving the protein MKVKASIKKRSEDCKIVKRKGKLYVICKKNPKFKMRQG; this is encoded by the coding sequence ATGAAAGTTAAAGCATCCATCAAGAAGAGAAGCGAGGATTGCAAGATTGTAAAGCGTAAGGGCAAACTGTACGTCATTTGCAAGAAGAATCCCAAGTTTAAAATGCGCCAGGGTTAG
- the rpsK gene encoding 30S ribosomal protein S11, protein MAKKTGTVKKKVVKVGAVGNAYVHSTFNNVIITITNEVGDVISWSSAGKMGFRGSKKNTPYAAQTSAADCAKVAYDMGLRKVKVYVKGPGAGRESAVRTIHGAGIEVMEIIDVTPLPHNGCRAPNRRRV, encoded by the coding sequence ATGGCAAAGAAAACTGGAACAGTCAAGAAGAAGGTTGTTAAGGTTGGTGCCGTGGGTAACGCCTACGTACACTCCACTTTCAACAACGTAATCATCACCATCACCAACGAGGTGGGTGATGTCATCAGCTGGTCGTCGGCCGGTAAGATGGGATTCCGTGGTTCGAAGAAGAATACGCCGTATGCCGCTCAGACGTCGGCCGCCGATTGCGCCAAGGTCGCTTACGACATGGGTCTGCGCAAGGTGAAGGTTTACGTCAAGGGTCCGGGTGCAGGCCGTGAGTCGGCCGTACGTACGATCCATGGTGCCGGTATCGAGGTGATGGAGATCATCGACGTCACTCCGCTGCCGCACAACGGCTGCCGTGCTCCCAACCGTCGTCGTGTATAA
- the rpsM gene encoding 30S ribosomal protein S13 — protein MARIVGVDLPKNKRGEIGLTYIYGIGRSTARKILDAAGISYDVKVQDWTDDQVGAIRSQIAEMGIKVEGECRSMVQLNIKRLMDIGCYRGIRHRLGLPVRGQSTKNNARTRKGRKKTVANKKKATK, from the coding sequence ATGGCACGTATTGTCGGTGTAGATTTACCGAAAAACAAAAGAGGCGAGATCGGCCTGACCTATATCTACGGTATCGGTCGTTCTACGGCTCGCAAGATTCTCGACGCCGCAGGCATCAGCTACGACGTCAAAGTACAGGATTGGACCGACGACCAGGTCGGCGCCATCCGTTCGCAGATCGCCGAGATGGGGATCAAGGTCGAGGGCGAGTGCCGCTCGATGGTTCAGTTGAACATCAAGCGCCTGATGGATATCGGCTGCTATCGCGGCATCCGTCACCGTCTGGGCCTTCCGGTCCGCGGCCAGTCGACCAAGAACAACGCGCGTACCCGCAAGGGCCGCAAGAAGACCGTCGCAAACAAGAAAAAGGCAACGAAGTAA